In Thermoplasmata archaeon, a single window of DNA contains:
- a CDS encoding MFS transporter, whose amino-acid sequence MAPANGSKWFYSYLPQGIAGGATSPLIPLFAYALGASLGDVGIIAAATSLASVPAFMLWGSLSDSLKTRKVFLILGFLGTAVSFLAMAVCFNMPEFYLANLLIGFLGAASAPVGAVLVMETTERTKWPSRLALISQLTGVGYIVGLSIGVVWLSLGPLFLNTVGAMRGLFVIGAALGLLSGLLAGMWLQEPKEYLERRSIHLVDNLFRIERVKFLPMRMLHYLDFRNHRTSKLSRPLRGYLVCVFLLFSGFTAFYGFFPILLQQMYGLSESEVFAVYIASQVGSVTAYLRVGRWVQERGSRRTQLYASLGRTVLFPAFLLFSLVSMSPVAILAGILALHAGVGLCWALINVSGSTLVSDLAPDEARAEAMGAYNAGQGFGSILGPLLGGFAAEFYGYPAGIGVSVVFILAGAAILGVSRSLED is encoded by the coding sequence ATGGCCCCGGCCAATGGGTCGAAGTGGTTCTACAGCTACCTACCGCAAGGCATCGCAGGCGGAGCCACGTCCCCGCTCATCCCGCTGTTCGCGTACGCCCTCGGGGCGAGCCTCGGGGACGTGGGCATCATCGCGGCGGCCACCAGCTTGGCCTCCGTCCCGGCCTTCATGCTCTGGGGCTCTCTCTCGGATTCGCTGAAGACCCGGAAGGTCTTCCTGATTTTGGGCTTCCTGGGCACCGCGGTCAGTTTCCTCGCCATGGCCGTCTGCTTCAACATGCCCGAGTTCTACCTCGCGAACCTCCTCATCGGCTTCCTGGGCGCCGCGAGCGCCCCGGTCGGCGCGGTCCTCGTCATGGAGACCACGGAGCGGACGAAGTGGCCCAGCCGCCTCGCGTTGATCAGCCAGCTCACGGGGGTGGGCTACATCGTCGGGCTGAGCATCGGGGTCGTGTGGCTCTCGCTCGGTCCGCTCTTCCTGAACACCGTGGGCGCGATGCGCGGCCTCTTCGTGATTGGCGCAGCGCTCGGCTTGCTCTCGGGCCTGCTCGCCGGGATGTGGCTCCAGGAGCCCAAGGAGTACCTGGAGCGGCGTTCCATCCACCTCGTGGACAACCTGTTCCGGATCGAGCGGGTCAAGTTCCTCCCCATGCGGATGCTCCACTACCTGGACTTCCGCAACCATCGGACCTCCAAGTTGTCGCGGCCCCTCCGGGGCTATTTGGTCTGCGTCTTCCTCCTGTTCTCCGGCTTCACGGCGTTCTACGGGTTCTTCCCCATCCTCCTGCAGCAGATGTACGGGCTGTCGGAGTCCGAGGTGTTCGCGGTGTACATCGCGAGCCAGGTGGGCTCTGTGACGGCGTACCTGCGCGTGGGCCGGTGGGTCCAGGAGCGCGGCAGCCGGCGCACCCAGCTCTACGCCTCCCTGGGCAGGACGGTCCTCTTCCCCGCCTTCCTCCTGTTCAGCCTTGTCTCCATGTCCCCCGTGGCCATCCTCGCAGGCATCCTGGCCCTCCATGCGGGCGTCGGCCTCTGCTGGGCGCTCATCAACGTCTCGGGCTCGACCCTGGTCTCCGATCTCGCCCCGGACGAGGCGCGGGCGGAGGCCATGGGCGCGTACAATGCGGGCCAGGGGTTCGGCTCGATCCTGGGCCCCCTCCTCGGAGGATTCGCCGCCGAGTTCTACGGATACCCCGCGGGCATCGGGGTCAGCGTGGTGTTCATCCTCGCGGGCGCCGCCATCCTCGGCGTGAGTCGTTCCCTCGAGGACTGA
- a CDS encoding sulfite exporter TauE/SafE family protein: MVLDPPTVVLQIVLMFGVAFIYSNLGLGGGLLFVPILLATGVSDPLLAAPISLTLTTMTAASSVINHRRKGYVDFRLGRTLVIGTLIGAVLGTYFHIGFVSKVAFEVIFVIILVAFGGLMVRDWLLNARTVDENDDSKLTPRRTGETTVTMVGSGFLSGLAGVGGGLMNVPLIIFLLGRKTRVAIGTSSLLIMPTAALGFFLYVLGRYLGSPAGFTWPEEFILIPILMPFVFVGALLGSRLGLAKLQTRSISLIFIVVIFIAAVQILLTLLHIL; the protein is encoded by the coding sequence GTCCTGCAGATCGTCCTCATGTTCGGGGTGGCCTTCATCTACTCGAACCTGGGCCTCGGCGGCGGGCTCTTGTTCGTCCCGATCCTTCTGGCCACGGGGGTCTCGGACCCGCTCCTCGCCGCTCCGATTTCCCTGACCCTGACCACGATGACCGCGGCGTCCTCCGTGATCAACCACCGCCGCAAGGGCTACGTGGACTTCCGGCTTGGACGCACGTTGGTGATCGGCACCCTCATCGGCGCGGTCCTGGGCACCTACTTCCACATCGGTTTCGTGAGCAAGGTTGCCTTCGAGGTCATCTTCGTGATCATCCTCGTGGCCTTCGGCGGGCTCATGGTGCGCGACTGGCTCCTCAACGCGCGCACGGTGGACGAGAACGACGACTCGAAGCTCACGCCGCGGAGGACCGGCGAGACCACGGTCACCATGGTGGGCTCCGGGTTCCTATCGGGTCTCGCCGGCGTCGGCGGCGGCCTCATGAATGTTCCCCTGATCATCTTCCTGCTCGGGCGGAAGACCCGTGTGGCGATCGGGACGTCCTCGCTCCTGATCATGCCCACCGCCGCCTTGGGCTTCTTCCTCTACGTCCTCGGCCGCTATCTGGGGTCGCCGGCGGGGTTCACGTGGCCCGAGGAGTTCATCCTGATACCGATCCTCATGCCCTTCGTCTTCGTGGGCGCCCTGCTCGGCTCTCGCCTCGGGCTCGCGAAGCTCCAGACGCGGTCGATCTCGCTGATCTTCATCGTCGTGATCTTCATCGCTGCGGTGCAGATCCTCCTCACCCTCCTGCACATCCTGTGA
- a CDS encoding aspartate aminotransferase family protein — translation MPTKGKSAEERLKERDEYIPKSVRTGTPIFIDHAKGAKIVDVDGKEYIDFTGGIGVLNTGHLPDAVTDAVRAQLDKYLHLCFMVVNYEPYIELSKRLRPTLPFERGKSAFFNSGAEAVENAVKISRAVTRRPNVITFQNSFHGRTLLTLTMTGKYQPYKVNFEPFVPHVYQVPFAYCYRCPLKLSYPECGMACLQYVDDLFRAEAPADKTACIVAEAVQGEGGFVVPPKEYWEGLRKITKENGILFVDDEVQAGMGRTGKFWATEHFGVTPDLITSAKALGGGLPLSAVSGPADLMDIPVPGSIGGTFGGNPLACVAAIANLDLIKKSLANALELGKMIERRFKEMADNHAWIGDIRGLGAMRAIELVKDRKTKEPAKDEVSAIIAEARTHGGLFLSAGWYGNVIRLLPPLNMTKDALTEGLGILDAAFTVVEKKAA, via the coding sequence ATGCCTACCAAGGGCAAGTCCGCAGAGGAACGTCTCAAGGAACGCGACGAGTACATCCCGAAGTCCGTGCGCACGGGCACGCCGATCTTCATCGACCACGCGAAGGGCGCCAAGATCGTGGACGTCGATGGGAAGGAGTACATCGACTTCACGGGCGGCATCGGCGTCCTGAACACGGGCCATCTCCCCGATGCGGTGACCGACGCGGTCCGGGCGCAGCTGGACAAGTACCTTCACCTGTGCTTCATGGTCGTGAACTACGAGCCGTACATCGAGCTCTCCAAGCGCCTGCGGCCCACCCTGCCCTTCGAACGGGGCAAGTCCGCCTTCTTCAACAGCGGGGCCGAGGCCGTCGAGAACGCTGTCAAGATCAGCCGCGCCGTGACGAGGCGGCCCAACGTGATCACGTTCCAGAACTCGTTCCACGGGCGGACCCTCCTCACCCTCACCATGACGGGCAAGTACCAGCCCTACAAGGTGAATTTCGAGCCCTTCGTGCCGCACGTGTACCAGGTGCCCTTTGCGTACTGCTACCGGTGCCCGCTCAAGCTCTCCTACCCGGAGTGCGGCATGGCCTGCCTCCAATACGTCGACGACCTGTTCCGCGCCGAGGCGCCCGCGGACAAGACCGCCTGCATCGTCGCGGAGGCCGTCCAGGGCGAGGGTGGGTTCGTGGTCCCGCCGAAGGAGTACTGGGAAGGCTTGCGGAAGATCACGAAGGAAAACGGGATCCTGTTCGTCGACGACGAAGTCCAGGCCGGCATGGGCCGGACCGGGAAGTTCTGGGCCACGGAGCACTTCGGCGTGACGCCCGACCTGATCACGTCGGCCAAGGCGCTCGGCGGTGGCCTTCCCCTGAGCGCGGTGTCCGGCCCCGCCGACCTCATGGACATCCCCGTGCCCGGGTCTATCGGCGGCACGTTCGGGGGCAACCCGCTCGCCTGCGTCGCCGCGATCGCGAATCTGGACCTGATCAAGAAGAGCCTTGCGAACGCGCTCGAACTGGGCAAGATGATCGAGCGGCGGTTCAAGGAGATGGCGGACAACCACGCATGGATTGGCGACATCCGGGGTCTGGGTGCCATGCGGGCCATCGAGCTTGTGAAGGACCGGAAGACGAAGGAGCCGGCGAAGGACGAGGTTTCCGCGATCATCGCGGAGGCGCGGACCCACGGGGGCCTGTTCCTGTCCGCGGGATGGTACGGGAACGTGATCCGCCTCCTCCCGCCGCTCAACATGACCAAGGATGCCCTGACCGAAGGACTCGGCATCCTGGACGCCGCGTTCACCGTCGTCGAGAAGAAGGCCGCCTAA
- a CDS encoding saccharopine dehydrogenase NADP-binding domain-containing protein, with the protein MKVLILGGYGAMAQSTVPDLLESPGVQRVGIAGRNLEKAKAFANAWKDDRAAPMKLDARDNDALKREFKNWDCVINSAWYDLNVPIMDAAIKAGIHYIDLGGLYHQALRQLKMDKQAQDAGVTCVLGIGSTPGTMNVMGMYGASKLDKVHKMILRSSGITVEGGEPGKFVVPYAVRTIFDEFSMDAPILRDGKIKFVPALTGLEISEFQAPVGKVEGYYTIHSELATMPQTIGKGIKELDFIVAFPHEFTSTIATLVRLGLAKREEHVVEGQKLRPYDVTATIIDDLPKPKEPEKDLDIQRVVIWGEKDGSPVTLRYEAATWPHKKWNVGGGTVDTGVPPSIAAQWLLKKKVKRTGAIPPEIAFDPLPYFKDLNSQGRGIVVTEFAETTKTLN; encoded by the coding sequence ATGAAAGTGCTCATTCTGGGGGGATACGGGGCGATGGCCCAGTCCACCGTGCCCGATCTTCTCGAAAGCCCTGGTGTGCAGCGCGTGGGGATTGCCGGACGAAACCTGGAGAAGGCGAAAGCCTTCGCGAACGCGTGGAAGGACGATCGTGCGGCGCCGATGAAGCTCGACGCCCGCGACAACGACGCCCTCAAGCGGGAGTTCAAGAACTGGGACTGCGTGATCAACAGCGCCTGGTACGACCTGAACGTCCCGATCATGGACGCCGCGATCAAAGCGGGCATCCACTACATCGATTTGGGCGGCCTCTACCACCAGGCCTTGCGCCAGCTCAAGATGGACAAGCAGGCGCAGGACGCCGGCGTCACCTGCGTCCTCGGGATCGGCTCCACGCCGGGGACGATGAACGTCATGGGGATGTACGGCGCGAGCAAGCTGGACAAGGTCCACAAGATGATCCTCCGGAGCAGCGGGATCACCGTGGAGGGCGGGGAGCCCGGCAAGTTCGTCGTCCCGTACGCGGTCCGCACGATCTTCGACGAGTTCTCCATGGACGCCCCCATCCTGCGGGACGGGAAGATCAAGTTCGTCCCTGCGTTGACGGGCCTCGAGATCTCCGAGTTCCAGGCGCCCGTGGGCAAGGTCGAGGGATACTACACGATCCACTCCGAGCTCGCCACGATGCCCCAGACGATCGGGAAGGGGATCAAGGAGCTCGACTTCATCGTGGCCTTCCCGCACGAGTTCACGTCCACGATCGCGACCTTGGTCCGGCTCGGCCTCGCCAAGCGCGAGGAGCACGTGGTCGAGGGCCAGAAGCTCCGCCCGTACGACGTCACGGCGACGATCATCGACGACCTGCCGAAACCCAAGGAACCCGAGAAGGACCTGGACATCCAGCGCGTCGTGATCTGGGGCGAGAAGGACGGGAGCCCCGTCACCTTGCGGTACGAGGCCGCGACGTGGCCCCACAAGAAGTGGAACGTGGGCGGCGGGACGGTCGACACGGGCGTGCCGCCCTCCATCGCGGCCCAGTGGCTCTTGAAGAAGAAGGTTAAGCGCACGGGCGCCATTCCCCCGGAGATCGCCTTCGACCCGCTCCCCTACTTCAAGGACCTGAACAGCCAGGGCCGCGGGATCGTCGTGACCGAGTTCGCCGAGACGACGAAGACGCTGAACTAG